A genomic window from Terrisporobacter glycolicus ATCC 14880 = DSM 1288 includes:
- the acsD gene encoding acetyl-CoA decarbonylase/synthase complex subunit delta, translating to MAFKMSVQKSSGKVSEVIIGTGEKAIKLGGENVLPFYSFDGDTGNVQKVGIEINDVYPETWIDSYKEMYKDVANDPAAWAKYVQDNTEADFICLRFVGADPNTDDKSPEECAEVAKKVADAIDLPLVVAGCGVAEKDGKLFAKVAESLEGKNVLILSAVEDNYKEVGAAAGLAYGQKVGAESAVDINLAKQMNVLLTQLGVKPENIVMNVGCSAVGYGYEYVASTMDRIRLAAFNQNDKQLQIPIVTPVSFEVGHVKEAIADETDQPEWGCSEKRSIAMEVSTATAVLVGGSDAVILRHPESVKTIKSFISELA from the coding sequence ATGGCATTTAAAATGTCTGTTCAAAAAAGTTCTGGAAAAGTAAGTGAAGTAATAATAGGAACAGGAGAAAAAGCTATAAAACTAGGTGGAGAGAATGTATTACCATTCTATAGCTTTGATGGTGATACAGGTAATGTTCAAAAAGTGGGGATAGAAATAAATGATGTATATCCAGAAACTTGGATTGATAGTTACAAAGAAATGTACAAAGATGTAGCAAATGACCCTGCTGCTTGGGCAAAATATGTTCAAGATAATACAGAAGCAGATTTTATATGCTTAAGATTTGTAGGAGCTGATCCTAATACCGATGATAAATCTCCTGAAGAATGTGCAGAAGTAGCTAAAAAGGTTGCTGATGCAATAGATTTACCTTTAGTAGTTGCAGGATGTGGAGTTGCTGAGAAAGATGGTAAATTATTTGCTAAAGTTGCAGAATCTTTAGAAGGTAAAAATGTTTTAATATTATCTGCAGTTGAAGATAACTACAAAGAAGTAGGTGCTGCTGCAGGATTAGCTTATGGTCAAAAAGTTGGAGCAGAATCAGCTGTTGATATAAACTTAGCTAAACAAATGAATGTTTTGCTAACTCAATTAGGTGTTAAACCTGAAAATATAGTTATGAACGTTGGATGTTCAGCTGTTGGATATGGATATGAGTATGTTGCATCTACAATGGATAGAATAAGACTTGCTGCTTTCAATCAAAATGATAAGCAATTACAAATACCAATAGTTACACCAGTTTCTTTTGAAGTTGGTCATGTTAAAGAAGCTATAGCTGATGAAACAGATCAACCAGAATGGGGATGCAGTGAAAAAAGAAGTATAGCAATGGAAGTTTCTACTGCA
- a CDS encoding carbon monoxide dehydrogenase accessory protein CooC has product MSYNIAVAGKGGTGKTSLTGLLIDILLKENKKPILVVDADANANINEVLGVEVEETIGQIREEANMTEKKGYSFPGGMTKAQFLQWKLNSILVEGNGYDLLVMGRSEGEGCYCFVNGILREQVKQISGQYNYVITDNEAGMEHLSRKTTKHIDTLLLVSDCSRRSIQAVARIRDLAIELNLSVGKVYLIVNKAPNGILNDGVKEEINKHNLNLLGVIPLDELIYKYDSDGIPLVKLPKESKSRLAMEEIVAKLELK; this is encoded by the coding sequence ATAGCAGTAGCAGGAAAAGGTGGAACTGGTAAAACAAGTCTTACAGGGCTTTTAATAGATATATTATTAAAAGAAAATAAAAAACCAATTTTAGTAGTTGATGCTGATGCCAATGCTAATATCAATGAAGTATTAGGTGTTGAAGTTGAGGAAACCATAGGTCAAATTAGAGAAGAAGCTAATATGACTGAAAAAAAAGGATATTCATTTCCTGGAGGTATGACAAAAGCTCAGTTTTTACAATGGAAGTTAAATTCTATATTAGTAGAAGGAAACGGATATGACTTGTTAGTAATGGGTAGATCCGAAGGCGAGGGTTGCTATTGCTTCGTAAATGGAATACTAAGAGAACAAGTTAAGCAGATTTCTGGCCAGTACAATTATGTTATTACTGATAATGAAGCAGGGATGGAACATTTAAGTAGGAAAACAACTAAACATATAGACACTTTATTATTAGTTAGTGATTGTTCAAGAAGAAGTATCCAAGCTGTTGCAAGAATTAGAGATTTAGCTATAGAATTAAATTTAAGTGTTGGAAAGGTTTATCTTATAGTAAATAAAGCACCAAATGGCATATTAAATGATGGTGTAAAAGAAGAAATTAATAAGCATAATTTAAACCTTCTAGGTGTTATACCTTTAGATGAATTAATATATAAATATGATTCAGATGGAATTCCATTAGTGAAATTACCAAAAGAATCAAAATCTAGATTAGCCATGGAAGAAATAGTGGCAAAATTAGAATTAAAATAG